A stretch of DNA from Coccidioides posadasii str. Silveira chromosome 1, complete sequence:
GTGGAATGGGGGATTGGGCACATCAGAGAGCTTCTGATCGGGGCGCTGAAGCAGGGACCCATCCCGCAACACGTGGCGTTTGTGATGGATGGAAATAGACGGTTTGCGAGAAACCATGCTATAGAGAGAGTGGAGGGACATAATTTGGGGTTTGAGGCCCTGGCAAAGGTATCTTGCTTGCTCCTCGGCACGGTTTTATATTTTCTCACTTGGCTGGGATGCTAAGCTGGGATCCGTCATAGATACTGGAAGTCTGTTACAAGGCCGGCGTCAAGGTGGTCACGATATACGCATTTAGCATCGAGAATTTCAAGCGGTCGAAATTCGAGGTTGATGCCCTGATGGAGATGGCGAAGGTGAAGCTATCTCAGTTATCCCAGCATGGTGACCTGCTCGATAGATATGGTGCCAGCGTGAGAGTGTTGGGGAGAAGGGAGTTGGTGAAGGCGGATGTGCTGGAAGCGATCGATCGGGCCGTCGAGCTTACGAGTAGGAACGGGGATGCGATCCTTAATATCTGTTTCCCCTACACGTCTAGGGACGAAATTACATCTGCCATACGAAATACCGTGATCGATTATAGTACCCCACTTGATCGGACCTCGTCGAATGGGATCAAACGGCAATTTTCGAAATCACGAATCGTTCAGACCATCCGAGAACAAGCACCAAGTGCGGAGCCAAACCCTAAGGAGGTCGAACTCGTGTCCGAGGAGGACCGCTCCACTATTGAACCTCCATCTTCGTTTTCTTCTACGACAACTCTACAACAGTCCCAGATGGCAAGCAAGCTGGCCACAGTATCTGGGCCCTATACGTCATATCCTCCGAACAGCGACCAGCTGATATTCCTCTCCCCCGAAACGATTTCTACTCAAACCCTTGACGACCACATGCTCACTGCGGATAGCCCACCCCTGGACCTCTTAATCCGTACATCGGGCGTGGAACGATTAAGCGACTTCATGCTCTGGCAATGCCATGAAGATACCGACATTATCTTCTTAGACACCCTCTGGCCATCGTTTGGGCTGTGGGACTTCTTGCCAGTTCTTTGGGAATGGCAATGGCGAGTCCGAAAGCAAGGACGAAGACGACATGCCCATAGTGCCCGTGGGTCGGCATTACGTGACACGCAACTGTCCAGCAGCATGTCCAATGAGTGGTCTTCTGACGACGAGCATATGGCGAAAAAGATGAAGAGTCTGTAGACGTGCCCTTCCGCGGTCATGCGTGTTTCCCTTTTTCTGTTCGGATCTGGAGCCAGTCCCTTAGCATGTATCACCACGGTGGGCTCTGCTTCCTTTATGGACAGGGATAGAGCTATTATCTCCGATTTTTTATCTCATTTCTACATATTAGCCCCCCTTGTTGTTTCCTCGAGCTTTTTAGAATATACACACATGtctatgtactccgtatctaGAAATGATATACCCGGTTCTGTGCATCTCCCTCCTGGCTGAGTCATCCGGTAACCGCCTGTTGCTCAGGGCGAGGGGCAGCGAAAAGTCAAAAGGCGGGGAACAGCGACATGTCCGAACTGCAATCGTCAACCCCTCGATCATCCGCCAGTCTCTGCTTGGCTTCCCTGACATCAATCGCCCGTTTATCATCATCTAAACAAGCTGTCTACGATTCAAAAATGCCTCAGTCATACGAAGGTCGCAAGGTGCTGCTGTAAGTTGGCGGTTGCTTCTTCTCTCACGACGTTAGCCGACCCGGAGGAGAGAATCTTAGTCAAACTGTTTTCATGCTGACGATGAATGATTCTGCATAGTCTAGGAAGCGGATTCGGTATGCGGTCCTTTCAAGAAACGATCAATTGGCGAAAGCAAACAAGACTGACTGTGTCAATTGACAGTCACCAAGCCAACTCTCGATATCCTCAGCAATGACGGGGTCCACGTTACAGTCGGTATGTCCTCCCAATCTGCTAAATTTGCTTGGATAAACGCCCTTCTACAGTCCAGCAACAATGACTGACCATTTCTTCACTTGTCGACAGCTTGCCGCACTCTCGAATCTGCGAAGAAGCTTTGCCAAGGCATAAAAAACACCACTCCAATCTCCCTTGACGTGAACAACAGCGAAGCTCTCGACGCTGAGCTTTCCAAGAATGACCTTGTCATCTCCTTGATCCCGTATATCCATCATGCTACTGTGATCAAGGCGGCTATCCGTACTAAGAAGAATGTTGTCACGACATCGTACGTCTCACCCGCAATGTTGGAGTTGGAGAAGGAGGCCAAGGAGGCAGGAATTACTGTCATGAACGAGATTGGTCTTGATCCCGTATGTTTCTAGTACTTTTTTAACCCAAAACAAAGCGTGGAAGGAACTGCGTAGGCTTACGAATTGGTGCAAATAGGGTATTGATCATCTCTATGCCGTTAAGACTATCACTGAGGTATGTCTCCCCGAACAACTGTGTGTGCGTCTTCAGGGGGGACCCTGACTGACAACCGCGTTAGGTCCACGCCGCTGGCGGCAAGATTACTTCTTTCCTTTCATACTGCGGTGGTCTCCCCGCACCTGAGTGCTCCGACAATCCTCTGGGATACAAGTTCTCATGGTCTAGCAGAGGCGTCCTTCTTGCTCTTCGCAATGCCGCAAAATACTATAAGGACGGCAAGATCGAGTCTGTCTCCGGCCCTGAGCTAATGGGCACTGCTCAGCCGTATTTCATCTACCCCGGCTTTGCCTTCGTCGCCTATCCCAACCGTGACTCAACAATGTACAAGGAGCGCTACCACATCCCTGAAGCCGAGACCGTGATCCGTGGCACCCTCCGCTTCCAGGGATTCCCGGCAATGATTCGTGCCCTCGTGGACATCGGATTCCTTAGCGACGAGCCCAAGGACTACTTGAATTCTCCAATTGCCTGGAAGGAGGCCACCAAGCAAGTGCTCGGCGCCTCATCCTCTGATGAAAAGGATCTCGCCTGGGCTATCTCCTCCAAGACGGAATTCCCATCCACCGAGGAGAAAAACCGCATCATCGCAG
This window harbors:
- the RER2 gene encoding cis-prenyltransferase (EggNog:ENOG410PG3D~COG:I~BUSCO:7469at33183); amino-acid sequence: MSSSMHLSKMRKWFASSPPVEWGIGHIRELLIGALKQGPIPQHVAFVMDGNRRFARNHAIERVEGHNLGFEALAKILEVCYKAGVKVVTIYAFSIENFKRSKFEVDALMEMAKVKLSQLSQHGDLLDRYGASVRVLGRRELVKADVLEAIDRAVELTSRNGDAILNICFPYTSRDEITSAIRNTVIDYSTPLDRTSSNGIKRQFSKSRIVQTIREQAPSAEPNPKEVELVSEEDRSTIEPPSSFSSTTTLQQSQMASKLATVSGPYTSYPPNSDQLIFLSPETISTQTLDDHMLTADSPPLDLLIRTSGVERLSDFMLWQCHEDTDIIFLDTLWPSFGLWDFLPVLWEWQWRVRKQGRRRHAHSARGSALRDTQLSSSMSNEWSSDDEHMAKKMKSL
- the LYS3 gene encoding Saccharopine dehydrogenase [NADP(+), L-glutamate-forming] (EggNog:ENOG410PH1F~COG:E~BUSCO:6240at33183); protein product: MSELQSSTPRSSASLCLASLTSIARLSSSKQAVYDSKMPQSYEGRKVLLLGSGFVTKPTLDILSNDGVHVTVACRTLESAKKLCQGIKNTTPISLDVNNSEALDAELSKNDLVISLIPYIHHATVIKAAIRTKKNVVTTSYVSPAMLELEKEAKEAGITVMNEIGLDPGIDHLYAVKTITEVHAAGGKITSFLSYCGGLPAPECSDNPLGYKFSWSSRGVLLALRNAAKYYKDGKIESVSGPELMGTAQPYFIYPGFAFVAYPNRDSTMYKERYHIPEAETVIRGTLRFQGFPAMIRALVDIGFLSDEPKDYLNSPIAWKEATKQVLGASSSDEKDLAWAISSKTEFPSTEEKNRIIAGLRWIGLFSDEKITPRGNPLDTLCATLEQKMQYGPGERDMVMLQHRFEIENKDGSKETRTSTLCDYGDPKGYSSMARLVGVPCAVAVKQVLDGTISEKGILAPMSMEICAPLIKALKEEYDIEMIEKTL